A genomic segment from Nymphalis io chromosome 15, ilAglIoxx1.1, whole genome shotgun sequence encodes:
- the LOC126774018 gene encoding replication protein A 32 kDa subunit — protein sequence MWNDQSVAGGGFFNSPNQFGNVTTPNQGQKPGRRASRTAPIVIKQALHSGDDGIKIWGTEIQIVSLVARVRNIRVQSTKITYTLQDITGRMRAVLWLEQDAMDEDADKSTPKIEVNDYIQVFGNVKTNKGKKVVMAFKIMPVTDINAITFHYLQCINNKLKMEADSKKTKTNEDSTFTSGLPANSMVGINDNASVNGLNARQMMVYNLIRASTLEQGISKQDIYASLKDRMSNVEFGNILEWMWGEGHIYSTIDEEHFRATDACF from the exons ATGTGGAATG acCAATCAGTTGCTGGTGGTGGATTCTTTAATTCACCAAATCAATTTGGAAATGTCACAACACCAAACCAAGGCCAGAAACCG GGAAGAAGAGCTTCTCGAACTGCTccaattgtaataaaacaagCTTTACATTCCGGAGATGATGGTATTAAGATTTGGGGAACAGAAATACAAATTGTGTCACTTGTCGCTAGAGTAAGAAATATAAGAGTCCAAAGTACTAAAATAACATACACTTTACAAGATATAACAGGTAGAATGAGAGCAGTTCTTTGGTTAGAACAAGATGCTATGGATGAAGATGCT GATAAGTCCACACCAAAAATTGAAGTTAATGATTACATACAAGTTTTCGGAAATGTAAAAACTAATAAAGGCAAAAAAGTTGTGATGGCTTTTAAAATAATGCCAGTTACTGATATCAATGCAATTACATTTCACTATTTGCAATGtatcaataacaaattaaaaatggaaGCTGATTCTAAGAAg ACAAAAACAAATGAGGATTCAACATTTACCAGTGGACTGCCAGCCAATTCCATGGTTGGTATCAATGATAATGCTTCAGTAAATGGACTAAATGCAAGGCAAATGATGGTCTATAATCTTATTCGAGCTTCTACACTAGAACAAGGCATAAGCAAGCAGGACATTTATGCTAGCTTGAAAGATCGGATGTCTAATGTCGAATTCgg aaatatcctGGAATGGATGTGGGGTGAAGGACACATATATTCAACAATTGACGAAGAACATTTTCGTGCTACTGATGCCTGCTTCTAA
- the LOC126774024 gene encoding LDLR chaperone boca: MAKLLYFIILVCFSSCLSKKYNDEEKPEWAKKDIRDFSDADMERLYDQWEEDDEPLPEDEQPEYKRKPPSIDLNNLDMSNPESVLQATKKGQTLMMFVTVANKPSKARTEELTKIWQSGLWSNHIQAERYLIDDDRAIFMFKDGSQAWTAKEYLLEQDELKDVQLESQTYVGKNPDIKNKAVRDEL, translated from the exons ATGGccaaattattgtatttcattattttagtttGCTTTAGCAGttgtttaagtaaaaaatacaatgacGAAGAAAAGCCGGAATGGGCGAAGAAAGATATTCGTGACTTTAGCGATGCCGATATGGAACG CCTTTATGATCAATGGGAAGAAGACGATGAACCATTGCCAGAAGATGAACAACCAGAATATAAGCGTAAACCACCTTCAATAGACTTAAACAATCTAGACATGTCCAATCCAGAATCTGTATTACAAGCAACGAAGAAAGGTCAAACTCTAATGATGTTTGTAACAGTTGCTAACAAACCCTCAAAAGCAAGAACTGAAGAATTGACCAAGATTTGGCAAAGTGGTCTTTGGAGCAATCACATACAGGCTGAAAG gTATCTTATAGATGATGATAGagcaatatttatgtttaaagatGGCTCTCAAGCATGGACAGCAAAAGAATATCTTCTGGAGCAAGATGAACTCAAAGATGTTCAATTAGAAAGTCAAACATATGTTGGAAAAAAtccagatataaaaaataaagctgtTAGAGATGAGTTATAG